GAAGTCCCTTGCGGCGAGGGCGGATGGAAACTACGTCAGGCGACTCCTGGGGTGGGGCTGTGGTAAAGGAAGCCAGGGTTGGTCCCCACGGAGGGACGGGGCGTGGCCCAACCCGGACGGTGGCTGGGGCCTTGCTGCCCTCTGCAGGATGGCGGGGGAGCTGCGCGGAGAGAGAGGCTGGGCCGAGGGGCGGGACTCGGTGCGGACCCGGGTTCTCAGACTACCTACCGCACCTGACTGTCGGCGCTCCTAAGCGTCATTCAAGAATAATAAATGGATGAATCTTGTTAACATGAAGGTTAAAGAGGGctttgaagggggtgggggggaggtggggaaagatAAGATTCAGAGGCCTTGAACTCCATAGGACGCGCGTGGTGGGAGCATTGCCAATCCCAGGTCTGGTGCTGAATGTCTCAGACCTTCCTATGGGGCCTCTTGATCCTgagcacgtttttttttttttaatttaaaaaaatgtttatttatttttgagagagagggagaaagtgacagagcgcgagcaggggaggggcagagagagagggagacagaaaatccgaagcaggctcaggctctgagctgagctctcAGCGTAGACCCCAGTATGGGGctggaacctatgaactgtgagatcctgacctgagcgaagtctgtggctttaaccaactgagccacccgtgtgcccCATACCCTGAGCGCATTTTAgactcctctcccacccccaaacaagacagaaaacaaCTATACAGTTTGAGGGTTTTGAGCTTCCAGGCTTTCTGAAGTGTTAGGCAAGGAGAATCAACCCAATTTTGGCACTCTTAGAGGGTGCACTGAAGGGCTTGGTGACTTCACTTGTTCACTTGACTTTGTGACCTTTGGCAATGTGGAACTCTGGTCTAGTGAGGGCTAGCTTAATCATTCCAAGATCTCCTCCCTGTGGGAGCGGCAGATGGGAAGTGACTGCAGTCCCATCCTCCAAACACAAGGCTgctgcaaataaaaatcacaaaatatatttacttttcacCTAACTATTGACTGTACAAATTAAGTTTTGTTACAAGACCCCACTTCAAAAGCGAGGTTATGGTTGTAAGAATAATGGCTTAGACTGTGATGGAAATGACAGGAGGAATAGAGCCATGTTAATCATGTTAATGAAATCCAAGgaatttcattatttcctttatattctaaGACGACTTCCTCACTTCACTTTGTATTTATAGACTGAAATAATGAAGGAAattgtatcacttttttttttttttttttttacccacagGAAAAATGACCAGACTTCCTGTAAAGTAACCATAGTTACAGAACATCTACTAAGTTAAGACTACAAATTTAGTTGTTGAACTAGAAAAGTTGGTTTCCAGGAGTTCCAGGATATACAGCAGGGCATGACAGTGCCTTGGGTTGGGGATctggggggatgagtgaaatggAAATTAATGAATTGTCTCTACCTCTGTGAAATGCTGTGCCTTGTGTTTATGACTTCTTAGTCACCCACATTCTTCTCGAAATGGGATTTGgggcttttttgtttgcttctggaCAAACAAAAGAGTTTATTAGGTCTGTATATGTGTGTCATTGATCCCTTTGAGAATTTGACGTAGCTGTGGACTTCTTCCTCCCAAATGGCTATACGCATGTTTGCATAGATTATGCATATAATTTCAGAGGATTCACAAGCACAGACGCTAGATTAAGAATCCCTGTGTTGAGGaatgtttgtatgtgtatataaatgtgtatgtatgtatatgtatatgtttatatgtatgtatatatgtatttagagaatataaatatatatttgaaattctgaGAGTTTCTAGAGTTTTATTTCTAGATAATGATCAAATAATTTGAACTTCCTGCTCATGACACTTACGACTTATGATGTTTTATAAGACAAGAATTACTTCTCTTCTAGAAGTTCTGGGACAGGGTAGCATTGATGTTTTTATTAGGAATGTGATAAAGATGCAACaagaggggcgcccaggtggctcagtcggttgggcgtccgacttcggctcaggtcacgatctcacggtccgtgagttcaagccccgagtcgggctctgtgctgacagctcggagcctggagcctgcttcggattctgtgtctctctccctctctgcccctcccctgctcaagctctgtctctgtctctctcaaaaataaataaacattaaaaaaagaaaaaagatgtaacAAGAATGGTTCAGGTTTCCACATTAAGTTATATTGTTAGCAAGCAGAAATACTCATACCAATATGCCAAGGCTTGAACACTATGgaagaaagatattttatgcCCTTTaggaacttaattaaaaaaaaattctaaatagatTTGTAGTGGCCAGGAGGTAGTAAGGTTGTCCAGCTGGTTACATgtggggcaggggatgggagtgggggggttgtgtggggggggggagggggaggatttAAGTCCGTGCCGTCTGTCTTATGAGGGAGGAGTCTTTCACAAGGCTTATTTGATATAGAGCTTTTGAgtggtgcccccacccccaggcctgcaGTACCCCGGGGCACTTTCCTAAATTAAGACTTTACCGCAGATGGAGGAACTGGAGCAAGGTCTGTTGATGCAGCCATGGGCGTGGCTGCCACTCGCCGAGAACTCCCTCTTGGTCAAGGCTTATATCACCAAGCAGGGCTATGCCTTGCTGGTTTCAGATCTGCAACAGGTGTGGCATGAACAGGTGGATGCTAGTGTGGTCAGCCAGAGAGCCAAGGTAAGTGTGACAAGAAGTCCTGCGGTGGGGCGGTCGTGGGTATGATTTCTGTCTCAGTGGAGGTCAGGGTACATTCACACCAACCAGCGTACTGGCCTGTAGGTTGCCAAGGGAGGTCGGGTCAGGTTGAGACAGTTCCAATGAGTGTCCTGCACTTCTACCCAAAGCCCTGGGATCTTTCCATTTGGTTGTACGTGTGTTAGTTTCTGCACGGCACGCAGTACACGCACGATCGTGAAGGAGGCCAGttgctctctctttttgttttcttctttcctgttcctgtgtcttttttccctcccttcttctcatGCCCACTGTCTTCATGTTAATGAGCTTTCCTTTGCTGTTACGGAGTGGGGAGTCAGTTTCCTTTTAGTAGTCTCACTCTGTACGACCCCTGCTGTCTTTTTAGGAGCTGAACAAGCGCCTGACTGCCCCCCCTGCAGCTTTTCTCTGTCATTTGGATGATCTGCTTCGGCCATTGTTGAAGGACACTGCTTGCCCTGGCAAAGCTACCTTTTCCTGTGATCATGTGGACGAGGCAATGATACTACGGGTGCAGAGTGAGCTCTCTGGTCTCCCCTTTTATTGGAATTTCCACTGCATCCTAGCTAACCCTTCCCTGGTGAGTGCAATTCAGatatggggtggggaaggggaatgCCAGCTGCTTTGAAATGAATCTTtaggtgcttttattttttttgtggacTCCATTTGAAATTCTTGTCCAGTTGGAAAACTTTCCTTGACTAGACAGAAGGCAAAATGGATTCTTGACTGGTGTATCCTTTACTTGCAGAGTTTGGGTTTACCTGCTTTATTGTATGTCTTTAttcattgctttatttattcaacatttattaggTGTTTACTATGGGCTAAAGAGCCCATAGTTGGGTGTCTAGATCTAACACAATATAGCCTATTCCTGGAGTACATAATCTAGtgagaagacagacagaaaatGGGATAAAGTATGGTAAATTCTCTGACTGAGGTAAGCTCAGGATGATCAAAGGTCCGAAAAACCTTTTTTGGAAAGATAGTTTCTGAGCTGATTTTGAAGGTGAGCAGGAAGTAATTGGGAGAAGATCAGGAGGTCATTCTAGGCCAGAGTGtattttgagaaacagggagATATAGAAGTGTGGGCAAGTGGGGGAACTTCATGACTGCCGGGAGTTGTGGGAAATGAGGTGGGCAGTGACCAGATTTTGAAGGATTCTaatgagtttggattttatcctaaatGCAACAGGGATACACTGAAAAACTTTAAGCAGGGGTTTAACATGATCCAATTTGTAATTTATCAAGATCAGCTTGGCAACAGGGCAGAGTATGTAGTGTCATGTACCTTTCTGAACCCTTCTTGTCACTTAATCCTCACCGCTGCCCTGCAAGGTAAGTATTCTTATCCCTGTTTTCAGAGTAGGAAGCTGAGATCGAAGGCAGTCCCGAGTCATCCAGCTTATAAATGAATGAGCTGGAATTTTACTCCCAGGTAGGTCTGATTCAAGAGCCCATTTTCAGCTACTAGGAAGGTAATGTTCTTTGCTCACTTGTAGCTTTCTAGGCCCTAAGAGCTTTTATTAGGAATTAGCTTGAGAGTAAACACTAAACTTGTTTGCAGGAATTACTGCCACTGGTCCCTTCTACCCTTTTATATAAACGGCTTGTTTCAGTCAGTAGCATTAGAGGCTTGCGTCTTCTAAGGGAGGTCTCAGGGTGTAGGTTTATCAGCAGAAGGACCTGAAGACAAGTGGGCATCATTTCCTATAGCCCCTCTTTAGTTTTCCGGAGATGATGTGATGCTTTGGCATCAACAGAGTGGATGTGACAAAGTGCTTTTTGAGAAGCTCTTCTctcatgtgtttaaaaaaaatttttttttaatgtttatttatttttgagagagagagagagagagatagaacgtgatcaggggaggggagagagatggagacacagaatctgaagcaggctccaggctctgagctcacagcacagagcccaagacagagctccaactcacaaaccgcaagtagatcatgacgtgagccaaagtcagatgcttaactgtgtgagccacccaggcgccccattgatcTAGAATCCAGTAAAGCTGGGCTTGGGTGCTGCGGAGAACTACTTCTCATTCACCTCagactttcttaaaaattttttaatgtttatttatttttgagagagagagacagagtgcgagtcgggggaggggcagagagagggggagacacagaatctgaagcaggttccaggctccgagctgtcagcccagagcctgacgacgggctcgaactcatgaactgtgagatcatgacctgatctgaagtcactcgcttaactgactgagccactcaggcgcctctcaTCTCAGACTTTCTAAGGTCCATAAGCAGTGCTTAGCAGGTAGCAGTCATTGATAtctgttgtttttaattgaaatttttgatgaaaatttccatctttctttaGACGTCGCTCTTTTGTTCAAAACCCTGTTAACTTTTTCTAAGTAACACCAGGGGGCACTGTTCCCTTGATAATGCCTGTTCCGGGACCAAAACATTAAGGCTGCCTTTGGGAAGCGCCAGCTATAGCTAGTCTCATTTTGCATCACACAGCCCTAGAAATTCAGAAGAGTGAGATTTCGGAGGCAGGTCTCCTAGGAGGCTGGTGGgctcaaatgtttttgttttttgttttttctccctgaAAGAATAAAGAGCACTTACATAATGATATTAGAATGGAAAATACTATGTGAAGGGAAAACTAGCTGTTGTAGGCAAATTTCTCTAATTGGGCAGCTGCAATAAGGAAAGAAGCATTAGTGTTTGGAGTGGAATCAGTCCTGACTGGCCACAGGGAGACGTGAGTATGGATCAGTTGGTGAACAATAGTGCTTTAAggtaaaatgatatatttattattaaaaaaagaagaagcatgcCATCCCAGGGAAACCCCTGAGCCTGAGGAGGCTTTACAGGGAAAAAGTTAGAGCCAGTGGACACTGTCAAGGGTGTAGGCGGATACTATTTCAGGctcgtgtgtgtgtctgtgaggtcACACAgtcataatttttgtttgttactCATTGTTGtgatagtttttatttcattttttttcaatgagtaATTCATGCAAAAGACAAACATTTCAAATAGCATTTAAAGGTCTAGTGTGAAAAAATAGGTCTTTCTACTCCTTTTTCTAGTcgctccttttccttctttaaagcAACTACGGATGCCATCTTGTGAATTCTTAAAGCTATACGTAGGTTTGCATATATGTAAGTATGTACATACTCACTCAGTCAAATACGtatctgggtgtgtgtgtgtgcattttcacAAATGGCAGCGTGCTATCCACATAATCCATCACTTAATTCTAGAACTTAGAAATCATTCATAGCAATATATTGAGAAGATCTGCCTTAATATTCTTTAATGGTAACAgagttttatttaatgaatatatcAACATGTATTTAATTGATATGCTACTAGTAGACTCTTAAGTTGTTTCCGTTCTTTTGTTGTTATGCCTGGTGACTGTCCTTGTATTTGCTTTTCCTATGTGTAAACGTATGAGTAAACTAGCAGTGGAATAGCTAAATCGAGgaatatttgtaattttactcTTGCTCACATaatgccaaattgtcttccagaGAGATTACGCAGCTTAACTCCTACTAGTCATGCAGGAGAACAGGAGGGTACAACACAGGATGTTCACACTAATGACTTAATAGTTCTCAAGGCTCTGCGGGATATCATGGAATATGTAGGGCTTTGGGTCACCGCTTTCTAGCCCCTTTCTGCTTCCAGCCAACTCCCTTTATCCCTTCTTCCTTCGTTCTTCCTAGTATCTaatgtaactttttaatttttatttttacttattttgagagagagacagagagagcaagcaggggaagggcaaagagagagagggggagagggagagagaatatctcaagcagactctgccctgacGGAGCCTGcactccaactcatgaaccctgagatcacgacctgagctgaaatcaagagtcagacgcttaattgactgagccacccagttgccccaataattgaatttttatgagacttggtttcttcatctctaaaggGGAGATGCCAGTCACAGCCTTACTATGGAATCGTGAAGAGTAAATCGAGAACATATGTAATATTACTGAACTTTTAGCATTATAGCGGACCTGTGAGAGCAAATACTCTGACTCCGTAATTTTCCCTTGAAAAAGATAAGGACCTTGAAGGTGCTTGGGATTAAGCCATTTTCACATCTAGGTGCTCTCAGAACCAGAGCTGGAATCTAGATGTCATTCCCAGTGTGTTGCGCTCTTCACTATATCCAAACCTGATAGAATTCATCTCGGGATTGATAACTGCCATTCTGCTCTCCTGCCTCTGACTTGTAAATATTTCAATGGGAAATATGAAGACATCGGGGGAAGTTATAAGTAGCTTTTCCTCTGGAAAAGATCGGCAGCTCCTGCCTCTATATCCACCACACTTCCTGACCTCCTTAACTGTtgtgagctctttgagggcagaagCCTCAAAGGGTCAGAGTATGTATGAGGCACACAGTAGTTATTTGTTGAATTGACTTATTGAACTCCTTCTCTTCATATATTGTTGTCTGTAAATGAAGAGATGGGGTGTTCCTGACCTCCTGAAGTACTTCAAGATTTTTCCTTATAGTATCTGTGGATTTGCTCTGAAATCTGTTACTTCAGCCACATGCCTTGTCATACTTATCTATATTAGTGTTCATCTAACTTTGAAATGAGTTATACCCTGATAATCCAGAGTGGTGTAACCCAATCTTAGGAAATTGTTGGAGAAATTGAAATATTTACtgataaaaagtttaatttttttttttttttttgctatgtagACATTAGAGTCTGATAGATCATTTCAGGTGCTTGGTATGGTATTACCATATTTAATTAGAACATGGCATTGGTTAAAAACAGTTTCTCATTGTGTTTCATGTTGTTATATTTACTACCACTCAAAGAAATTGCTATTAAGGTGGATTCCCAGAAAGAGGCTGGTTATTACGTTAGgagtttctgttatttatttattttttaattaattaattaaaatttttttatttaatttttttaatgtttatttatttttgagagagagaaacagagatagaacatgagtagaggaggggcagagagagagggagacacagaatctgaagcaggttccaggctctgagctgtcagcacagagcccgacacgggactcaaacccgcgaaccatgagatcatggcctgagccgaagtcagatacttaactgactgagccacccaggctccccaggagtTTCTGTTATTTGAAGGCTGTTACCAGATGGATGGTGACACCGTTTGGTTACCAGTTGTAATTACTTTCACTTCAACCCCTGCAAACATTGACTTACTTTCATACAAGTATTCACCTATTTTTCCTCCTAATCTACCTTGAACAGGACCAAacctaagaaaataattcttaggAAAGAGGGTTGGGTCTAGAGCAGATTAATTTTCCCGAGGCAGAACTTCTGCCACATTTTGAACAGTACTTCCTGGAGGCTTAAGTTTATCCGAAGGACCTGAACTGAGAAACAGGACCAGGTTGGGATGTACTGTGTGATGGAAAGAAGTGACTGGTATTTACAGCTAGACTTGATTTCTGGCCTTCCACTCTGTGTCTTGGGTCCTGGTGCTGGTACAAAAGCTGCTGCCACTAACCCTTGTTACCtatgcctccccaccccacccccccatctcttCTCCTAATTTGTCCTTAGAGAAAGGTGGGGGTTGGTGTACTACGGCCAGTGGGCCACCTCTGGCTTGCTGCCTATTTTTCAGAAGTTACACTGGAACCCCAGCACCCTGATGTATTACACGTTGTCTGTGGGTGCTTTCCTGCTACAATAGCAGAATTGACTATTGTGACAGGGACTGCATGAGCCACAGAGCTGAAAATACTGACTACCTGGCTCATACAGAAAATGTTGCTGACCTCTGATCTAGGGCATTTCTTCTTAGTGCCTCCTTTAGCTCATCTGCTTGGCGGTAGGGAGAGGAACTCTGATAGCATGCACTAGCCACAGAGAGATGATTGATTTTAGCTTTTTTCTTTGGCTAtggctttctcctttctaaaGCTACTGAATACCTTGCGTAGGtgaattaaatgatttttctatatAGCTGTATATTATCATGTGACAATACCATCTTAGCTGCTCGGTGGCGTGGCTGTGCTCATGTCCTTCTTATCTCTTGTTAAGAGCAAGGTGTGCTAGTCGGTTTATTCCTTCCCAGGCTGGCCTCTTGGTGACTGGCTGGCTTCTGTTACTGTGACCTGAGACTTTGGTGCATTTGTGGGAGCAAATTGAAACTCTGGGCTCATTCTGGGCTATCGGCAGCCCTGAAATGGCTCGTAATCAGTGTCTGGGTTTAATCTGAGACTGACCCAAGGCTCTCTACTCTCTGTTGGTTTTTGTCTTCTGTTATACGCCAGCTAGCTCACTCTGTTTAAGCCACACCTACTTTCCTGAAGGTTACTTGGGTTTCCGCTTTTGTCCCTCAGTCTCTGAGGAGAATTGAGGCAACACCAACCTCTTCCTCTGTCAcatccttctctttattttcttcttttttaaacaaattttaagtttatttctttattttgagagagagaaagagagacaaaaagagagagagcatgagtggaggagggacagatagggagagaaagagaatcctaagcaggctcagtgctgtaagcatggagcccaaagtggggcttgaactcacaaaccgtgagatcatgagctaagctgaaatcaagagatgatgcttaactgcctgagccacccaggcaccccacgtccTTCTCTTTAAATTGCCACTCCAGGTTATCTgtccctgtgttctcctctatTCTTCCCATCCTTTTATCCGTGCTGCGAAGAAAACCCTTGAACTTCTTTCACATacctatttaattattttattactgtatttgtGTAGATGGATTGCTTGCCTATGAAACTGTAAGTCCctgtgaaaacatttatttttcaatattttttctagttcctaaTATAGTGTTAGGGAGTACTCTGTAAGTGTCTGTTGGCTGATGGACGTCTCTTCTATGAAAGGTCTCCCAGCATTTGATTCGTCCTCTCATGGGCATGAGCCTGGCCTTGCAATGCCAAGGGAGGGAGCTAGCAACCTTGCTTCGAATGAAAGATCTGGAGATCCAGGACTACCAGGAGAGTGGGGCTGTGCTGAGCCGAGGTGAGAGGGTATTCTTTGGGGGTGTTGCGAGGGGAATGGTTCAGATGGTCAAAGGGCCTCAGAAAAGGGGAGAGTCGTTTGCATTAGAGGTGGGTTTCCCTGGGGAGATGCTGACCAGATGCTGGGTGACACTTCTCTCTGCCTTGAGGACTTGGCTGGTGTCCAGTAGCCATAGAAGCTGTAACTGAGTCCAGCCATGGCCTAGGTTATGGCAAGGGGGGACTTTGGAAAAGGGCCAACAGCTCTATACAAAATTGTACGAGGGCAACACAGACTTGGGACCTTGGGAAGTGCTAGAGTTTCAGCTTCAGAATAAAAACTCAGTTTGACCTTTGTCTTCGTGGCAGGAAAAACTCCTAAGAGCACATGCTGCCACCGAACGTGTCCTGTGTGGCTAATCAccctttcctcctcctgtttGCTCACACACTCTCATCCCTTCTCCTGCTGGACTCTGGGTGTTGCATGTTTGTGCTCGTTCCCAAGAAATCTTGggctctgtttcttttccttctcacagTCAAGAAGCTCATCCTAAGactaatatttcttttctgtatccCTTCTTATTACAGATCGGCTGAAGACAGAGCCATTTGAAGAAAATTCCTTCTTGGAACAATTTATGGTAGAGGTAGTGTATGCAACAAtaagaactttctttttccttgtgcaactttgctttattttctcacGCGTTTTGGGTGTTAGCTCGCTTGCATGGTTGGGAAGTCCTTTCTCTGAAAAAGGTGCCTAGAGAAAATCTGATAAAACTTGAGACGCACATTGGGGAAGATAGGGTGAAATAGGGGGCAAGAATATAAAAGGCGAAAGTGGGCTGGTTAACATTTGTAAAACATCTCTGTTAATGTAGGGATTTCATTTGGAATTCTCTAACCTTGGAAAGTTTGGTTGACCAGTTGATAAATTTTTGCTTGTTGAGATCAGATCGCAGGTCTGGATTATAGGGTGGGGGGCTAGTTATTATTACTTGTCCAGGCCCCTTCAACATCCCGCAGCAGAGGAAGGTGAAAAGCACAGGGCTACCATTTGGGAACTGTCTTGTGGGCACAGTAGGCTGTGGAAAATCACAGTGTTTATACAAGGGGACTGGCAAAGGAATGAATGGGGAGTAGATAATTGTGGCCTGTCAGAAGCTCCTGCCTAGGTTTCCCTTCTAAGGATTGAGCTTGGCCAAAAGAAACATCTATTAAATGCCAAACAGGGGGGGTATTAATAATAGTGACCTTTGATAATAACAGTCAATATTGATCTTCTCCTTCTCTAACTCTTTTGGGACTGGTTAGTTGTACAGTGAGTACCTTAGTATTATTGCCCTGTTTTCTAATTATATGTGTTACCCAAGTTGGTACTTTACTATGTAAGCaaataatgctattataatattGCGTTCTGTATagattattcatatttttgtcttGTCATCTAGGCTAATTTGTAAACTCTTTGTGGACAGGGACGGTGACTCATATTTCTTTTGAACATGAAATTAATGTTTTTCACAGGGCTAGGCCTAAAGCAGGTGTTCTTGACTTGGAACCTTCTGTTCTGCCTCTGTGCATTGGCCAAGCCAAGACGCCATGATGCTTGGGGTCTTAACACTAAGAGCAAAAAATGCGAGTTGAGTGCTCAGTCCACCGACTGAAGCAATTTAACTCTGGAGAAGAAGGAAAGCATGTACTGTTGAGTCCTGAAGCAGAGGAGATTTCAAGTCTTTATGGGGAAAGAGAGACCATTACACTTGCCACAGAGAGATTTCCTAGGCCATTTTTCTGCCAGATAGCTTCCTCTGTCCATAAGTGTAGGTATTAAGGAGGTTAACACAGGCCGGGGGTGACATGCTAATTCCCTGCTTCAGCCCCTTAGTTAAACAATACAAACCTTCGTCTTAGCCCAGCAGAGAGGTCCCTTCCTGATCTAGTGCCCACATACTTATCCATCttgatttcttaacatttttctttatgaacCTTATACTTCAGTGACAGACCATGACTTTGAATTGCCAAAGTGCCTTTCTTCAGCCTTAATGTCTTGGCATACATTGTTCCCTTAATCTATAATGCCCAACGCCCTGGCCTTATCTACCTTGTAAACTTCTATTAATCTTTGAAGTGTCAGCTTTGGCTTCTTTGGGAGACCTTTCCAGACTCTCCTTGTAAAGATAGTCCTTCTTCCCGCCACCATAGTACCTTGGTTCCTACCTCTGTTTTACCacttacagctttgtgatattaCCGTTTATATGTCTGCAAGACTATGCCTTTCTCCTCCATTGATCTGTGGACAATTTGAGGACAAGGACTGTGTTGTATGCTTTTCTGTATCCCCAGCACTGAACAGAGTGCCTAGGAGTCATAGGTTCTCACTAAGTTTGTGGATGAAGATGTTGGAAAATCCGTGCTAGGGGAATTTCATGAAAAGTGTGGCGGTGTGGCCTGTGCATACAGTGCTGCTTGTGAGACCTATATTTGGGGTATTCAGTTATTCTCTTGGTTTATTTTGCAGCTTCAGGTAAATCAGTACTCAGAGCCTCCATTTACTCATTTGTAAACTTGGAAGCTCCTCTTTTCCTTGCTTTGGGGTGGGGGCAATCCTGCAGAATCAAATGAGAAAGCATGGAGAGTCCTGGTGCCAACCCAGGAAGAATATTGGTGTTTTGGAACCAATTACTTCAGGAATACTGGTCTTCTAAGTACTGGGTGGATCACACCCAAACCACATAGACTTACGGAATTTTATATATCTGCAAAGGAGCTGAGAGACAAGTGGCTGTAGCTTTCCATTTCATAGATTAAGAAATTGGgccccagagaggttaaatgacttgcctaaggttCTGTAGCTGTAGCTGTATGTTTAGGACCGCCTACATTTCTTATCTGGGATCATCCCTATTTTGTTTTGCCACGCTAACTGGCTGTATACACCAATTAGAGGAGAGTTAAGGGCTAGGACAATGTGGAATTCTTGTGACCTCTGGGATCACTGAATGTCCTGCATAGCCGCTAGAACCCGTTTCCTAACGGGACTGCAGAATTTCTTAGGGCCACTGTACCTTTTCAGTTACTCTTCTTGCCTGGGGTCCTACAAACAGGACACAGAAGGGTCATGGGGTCACCCAAGACAGCTGAAAGGATGTGCCATCAAAATAAGCAACATAGGAAGATAAACAAACCGGGGACAGAGAGCTCGGGATGAAGGTAGAGGGGGGCCACGGCTGATGTCAGAGGGCCATGCGGTCAGTGGCTAGGGTCTGTTTTTCCTAGTTCTAGGCTAGAGGCCGTAGAGATAGAGCACAGAGGGCAGTAGGGCAGGGAAGTTTCTAGGAGACTAAGgccaggaaaaatatttaagggTTGAACAGGGGTTACATCTTCATAtttagttcttttgtttttcctctcctgCCAAGAGCCTTCGATTTCGCATTTCCAGGGAGCCCCAGGGGGCCAATCGATGGTGGCCTGATCGGAGGGGGAGTACTGGCAGTGTTCCTCAAGTTGGCTGGATGGAGTGGCTGCT
The sequence above is drawn from the Neofelis nebulosa isolate mNeoNeb1 chromosome 2, mNeoNeb1.pri, whole genome shotgun sequence genome and encodes:
- the NHEJ1 gene encoding non-homologous end-joining factor 1 isoform X3, translating into MNLVNMKMEELEQGLLMQPWAWLPLAENSLLVKAYITKQGYALLVSDLQQVWHEQVDASVVSQRAKELNKRLTAPPAAFLCHLDDLLRPLLKDTACPGKATFSCDHVDEAMILRVQSELSGLPFYWNFHCILANPSLVSQHLIRPLMGMSLALQCQGRELATLLRMKDLEIQDYQESGAVLSRDRLKTEPFEENSFLEQFMVENLYVAVTRQEIQVRQEHQGTGDPQPSSSTSPQGTENQLLSQPEEPVSSAPSLPVTEKDPTGPSGPVKRPQLSKVKRKKLRGLFS
- the NHEJ1 gene encoding non-homologous end-joining factor 1 isoform X4, translating into MNLVNMKMEELEQGLLMQPWAWLPLAENSLLVKAYITKQGYALLVSDLQQVWHEQVDASVVSQRAKELNKRLTAPPAAFLCHLDDLLRPLLKDTACPGKATFSCDHVDEAMILRVQSELSGLPFYWNFHCILANPSLVSQHLIRPLMGMSLALQCQGRELATLLRMKDLEIQDYQESGAVLSRDRLKTEPFEENSFLEQFMVETLKKQRSIPSKYICLSTVDDVSAAHVLCFSTFQIAFVD
- the NHEJ1 gene encoding non-homologous end-joining factor 1 isoform X2, with the protein product MEELEQGLLMQPWAWLPLAENSLLVKAYITKQGYALLVSDLQQVWHEQVDASVVSQRAKELNKRLTAPPAAFLCHLDDLLRPLLKDTACPGKATFSCDHVDEAMILRVQSELSGLPFYWNFHCILANPSLVSQHLIRPLMGMSLALQCQGRELATLLRMKDLEIQDYQESGAVLSRDRLKTEPFEENSFLEQFMVEKLPEACHVGDGRPFVMHLQNLYVAVTRQEIQVRQEHQGTGDPQPSSSTSPQGTENQLLSQPEEPVSSAPSLPVTEKDPTGPSGPVKRPQLSKVKRKKLRGLFS
- the NHEJ1 gene encoding non-homologous end-joining factor 1 isoform X1 — translated: MNLVNMKMEELEQGLLMQPWAWLPLAENSLLVKAYITKQGYALLVSDLQQVWHEQVDASVVSQRAKELNKRLTAPPAAFLCHLDDLLRPLLKDTACPGKATFSCDHVDEAMILRVQSELSGLPFYWNFHCILANPSLVSQHLIRPLMGMSLALQCQGRELATLLRMKDLEIQDYQESGAVLSRDRLKTEPFEENSFLEQFMVEKLPEACHVGDGRPFVMHLQNLYVAVTRQEIQVRQEHQGTGDPQPSSSTSPQGTENQLLSQPEEPVSSAPSLPVTEKDPTGPSGPVKRPQLSKVKRKKLRGLFS